CGTCAAGTGCGCGTGCTTCCCCGCGAGGTAGGCCCATACGTAGCTCATGTACGTGAGCGTGGCCACCACGCCGATGAGAAGCCCAATCAGCCCGACGGCTCCGATGACGAGCAGGATCATCGTGAGCCCGGCCATCACGACGGTGAGGCTTAGATTGAAACGGAGACGGTCAACGATGGCGGAGAGTCTGAGCGCTGCGCGGAAGCCGCCCCGCAGATACTGGGCCCATACGGCCGCCTGGGTCACGAGCACCAGGAAGAGCCACACATTCCCGATCGCGGAGACCACGTAGCTGACCCTGCCGGAAACGGTTCCGAGCACACCTTCGATCGTGGGGTCCGCCAGGATGCCGGCGACCAATAACAGACCGATGCCCGGCAGGGACCAAATCACGAAAAGGGTGGCGACGGCGAAGCCATCTTTGATCTTCAACCAGCGGTGGTCCCATCTCGGCAGTTGCGCGTTTCCATCACGAACTTGCCTCGACAACTCCACCAGGTAGCCGAGCAATAGCAGACCTGGTACGAGCAACCAGGCGAAGCCAAAGCACAGGACGCCGGCGAGCGTCCGCCGCCGCCATCGCGGCGATCGAAAGACAAAGCCGAGCGGCTCCTTCAAGTCGATGTCGATCACCCCAACCGTCACGACCTCGGGCTGGCGGGAAAAGGCCTGCGCAATCGCGAGGGCGATGCCTACCGAAAGGAGCTTGTCCGGGAAGTCGACGGCGAGCTCGCCGAGAAATGCCGCCACGACCCGGGGCAGGCGCAGTGTAAGCGACGTGTAGATAGCATCGCCGAAGCCCACGCCACTCTGGCCGCCGCTGATCGCGAAGTTGATCGGCGTCGCGAGAAGTGCCGAGACCGTGAGACATATGATTCCCAGCAGCATCCAGCGACTGGGACGTGTCTGCCATCCCAGATACCGGCTGAGACCCGCGGTGAAGCCCAGGGCGAAAGAGACAATCGCGTACGACCCGGCGATAGGATCGAAGGTATTCGACGCGAGGAGGTTGGAAACGACCCCGACACTACCGCCCACCCAGGGGCCGGCTATCACACCCGCCAGGATCGTACCGGCTGAGTCGAGGAACAGTGGCAGCTTCAAACCCTGGGCGAGCCCATGGCCGGCGAAGTTAATTCCCAGGCACAGGGGCAACACGGTGAACTGGAGGGGGTCTAGGCGGAGTCGAAATGGGCCATTCCAGCCCCCGATTGCTAGTCCCTCGAGGGTCCGACGCGCAACGACGCGGAAGCCCAGGACGGCGGGTACCATGAGCGCGACCCCGAGCACAATGAAGACGAGCTTGTTCTGACTCTGGTGGATAAGAGCCAGGACGGGGCGGCCGAATGCGGCGCCGAGGCCGAGGAAGCCGGCAACGTAGAGGATCGACGATGGGATAAGCCCCGCTAGGAACGTCGAGCGCGGCACGCCCGTCAGACCCGCCACCTGGGTGGTGTAGACACGCAGGCCAGGGATGAGACGCGCCGTGAAGACGGTACGCCATCCCCCTCGGCGCATCAATTGGGCTGCCCGGTCGAGGGGTTTTTCCGCATGGAGGGGTCGGGCGAGCTTCATCAGGCGCTCCCAGCCGAGCAGCGCCGTGATCTCACGGCCCAGGACTGCGCCAACGATGCAGGCCACCAGGACGAAGGGCACCATCAGAGCCGGGTTGACGCGCCCGCTCGCGATCCCGATGCCTCCGATCACCAGAAGGACGTCACCGGGCGCGAACGGTAGCGGGACGCCCAGCTCCTCGATAAACAGCAGGACGCAAATTGCCAGGATCAGCGTCGGTCCGCTCAGACTGTCGACAAAACCCATCGACTCACCTCAGGATTTAGCGGAGCCGCCCGCTGTCCGGCCGAGTCCGGTCTGTCGTGGTAGGCCATGGGCACGCGCCCTTCCATGAGAGGGCTTGATCCCAGGTTGGCTGAGTGCGTTGGAGCCCGGCCAGAGCCGGGCTCCACGCTCTGCCGCCTCGAGTCGGAAAACGTTACCCAATGGCGGCCACAGGGACCGGCGAACCGTTGTCCACGCCGGCAGGCCGGCTCATGTGACGTCCCTCAGCCGCAGCAGTCCAGCCGCGACGACGATCAGTCCCACGAAGTAAACCCCCAGCACGAGCACCGCCTGGTGGGCTGCGATCGCCGGAGGCATAGTGGGGCCGAAGGCAGGAGACGTAAAGCTCCCGAGTAGCGCCGTCGCATTCTGTCCGACAAACAGGTGGCCAATCCACCGGTAGGCACCATTGTTGAGGCTGTCGATGAAGCTCACTCCGAGCACCTCAACGGCGAGCACATAGATCAGGCCGATCCCCAGGGCGGCCGCCGAGTGCCGGATCAGGACGCCCAACGCCAGGCCGATGGCGCCGATGGCGATGAACACCAGCCAGACGGCTGCCAGGCCCTCGGCGATGTAGAGCGCGGCCGGCCAGGTGATTGCGTGATGTTCAAATGCGGCCACGACCACGCTGCTCGCCGCACCCACCGCGAAGAGGACGAGGGCCATGATCCCCAGCCCAACCGCGAAGACCACCACGCGACCCGCCCAGTTGGTCAGGCGCCCCGGGCGCTGCGTCAGCATGGTCTTGGTGGTGCCCCATGAATACTCGGAGCCGGCAAGCACCG
This genomic stretch from Candidatus Dormiibacterota bacterium harbors:
- a CDS encoding DedA family protein — translated: MGFVDSLSGPTLILAICVLLFIEELGVPLPFAPGDVLLVIGGIGIASGRVNPALMVPFVLVACIVGAVLGREITALLGWERLMKLARPLHAEKPLDRAAQLMRRGGWRTVFTARLIPGLRVYTTQVAGLTGVPRSTFLAGLIPSSILYVAGFLGLGAAFGRPVLALIHQSQNKLVFIVLGVALMVPAVLGFRVVARRTLEGLAIGGWNGPFRLRLDPLQFTVLPLCLGINFAGHGLAQGLKLPLFLDSAGTILAGVIAGPWVGGSVGVVSNLLASNTFDPIAGSYAIVSFALGFTAGLSRYLGWQTRPSRWMLLGIICLTVSALLATPINFAISGGQSGVGFGDAIYTSLTLRLPRVVAAFLGELAVDFPDKLLSVGIALAIAQAFSRQPEVVTVGVIDIDLKEPLGFVFRSPRWRRRTLAGVLCFGFAWLLVPGLLLLGYLVELSRQVRDGNAQLPRWDHRWLKIKDGFAVATLFVIWSLPGIGLLLVAGILADPTIEGVLGTVSGRVSYVVSAIGNVWLFLVLVTQAAVWAQYLRGGFRAALRLSAIVDRLRFNLSLTVVMAGLTMILLVIGAVGLIGLLIGVVATLTYMSYVWAYLAGKHAHLTDPVKPTIGTLVSSPRGRAQASGPTRTNTLSGCVPELTGNH
- a CDS encoding ABC transporter permease; the encoded protein is MIATIRAEWRKNRFRPAFLVSLAIVAASTVFVYGLVWYLATHPSPDNPPGVSILTLYPDQFVNYVMGIGLLLGEAMAVVLGAVLAGSEYSWGTTKTMLTQRPGRLTNWAGRVVVFAVGLGIMALVLFAVGAASSVVVAAFEHHAITWPAALYIAEGLAAVWLVFIAIGAIGLALGVLIRHSAAALGIGLIYVLAVEVLGVSFIDSLNNGAYRWIGHLFVGQNATALLGSFTSPAFGPTMPPAIAAHQAVLVLGVYFVGLIVVAAGLLRLRDVT